In a single window of the Anguilla rostrata isolate EN2019 chromosome 6, ASM1855537v3, whole genome shotgun sequence genome:
- the med23 gene encoding mediator of RNA polymerase II transcription subunit 23: MAIPMETQLQSIFEDVVKTEVIEEAFAGMCMDTPEDERTKLVSCLGAFRQYWSTLPQDSHDQCVQWIARFIHGQHSPKRISFLYDCLAMAVETNLLPPRMVCEALISSDSVEWERTQLWALTFQLIRKIIGGVDYKGVRDLLKAVLEKIQNIPNTVSSAVVQQLLAAREVVEYILDRNACLLPAYFAITEIRKLYPEGKLAHWLLGSLISDFVDSFRPTARINSICGRCSLLPVVNNSGAICNSWKLDPTTLRFPLRGLLPYDKDLFEPQTGLLRYVLEQPYSRDMVCNMLGLNKQHKQRCPVLEDQLVDLVVYAMERSETEEQFDDGGTSQLLWQHLSSQLIFFVLFQFASFPHMVLSLHQKLAGRGLIKGRDHLMWVLLQFISGSIQKNALADFLPVMKLFDLLYPEKECIPVPDINKPQSTHAFAMTCIWIHLNRKAQNDNSKLQIPIPHSLKLHHEFLQQSLRNKSLPMTDYKIALLCNAYSTNSECFTLPMGVLVETIYGNGSMRITLPGTNCMASGSVTPLPMNLLDSLTVHAKMSLIHSIATRVIKLAHAKSSLALAPALVETYSRLLVYMEIESLGIKGFISQLLPNVFKSHAWGILHTLLEMFSYRMHHIQPHYRVQLLSHLHSLAAVPQTNQNQLHLCVESTALRLITALGSSEVQPQFTRFLSDPKTVLSAESEELNRALILTLARATHVTDFFTGSDSIQGTWCKDILQTIMSFTPHNWASHTLCCFPAPLQAMRSHEGNEAQVCYFIIQLLLLKPNDFRNRVSDFVKENAPEHWLQSDWHTKHMTYHKKYPEKLYFEGLAEQVNPPLQLQSQYLPIYFGNVCLRFLPVFDIVIHRFLELLPVSKSLETLLDHLGGLYKFHDRPVTYLYNTLHYYEMQLRERTNLKRKLVHAIMSSLKDNRTPGWCLSETYLKCGMNPREDNAWVPDDTYYCKLIGRLVDTMAGKSPGPFPNCDWRFNEFPNPAAHALHVTCVELMALAVPGKEVGNALLSVVLKSQPLVPRENITAWMNAIGLVITALPEPYWVVLHDRIVSVINSPALTTETEWVGYLFQLFDFTACHQSYSEMYCSYVLALAHAVWHHSSIGQLSLIPKFLSEVLKPIVKTEFQLLYVYHLVGPFLQRFQQERTRCMLEIGVAFYEMLQTVDQHSQHLAYMDPICDFLYHVKYMFTGDSVKDQVEKIICTLRPAVKLRLRFITHSSKMEPAAAAAAAAAAATVPQPPNVSSPAPQSGAGPVSVPLSAAQ, encoded by the exons CATGTGTATGGACACACCAGAGGATGAACGAACCAAACTTGTCAGTTGTCTTGGTGCATTTCGTCAGTACTGGAGCACTCTACCACAG GATTCCCATGatcagtgtgtgcagtggatTGCCAGATTCATCCATGGACAGCACAGTCCCAAAAGAATATCCTTCCTGTACGACTGTCTAGCAATGGCTGTAGAGACCAACCTGCTGCCTCCCAG GATGGTGTGCGAGGCCCTGATCAGTTCGGACAGCGTGGAGTGGGAGAGGACGCAGCTGTGGGCCCTCACCTTCCAGCTCATCCGCAAAATCATCGGCGGGGTGGACTACAAG GGCGTCAGGGATCTTCTGAAGGCCGTCCTGGAGAAGATACAGAACATCCCCAACACCGTGAGCTCGGCGGTGGTCCAGCAGCTTCTGGCGGCCCGAGAG gTGGTGGAGTACATACTGGACCGGAACGCCTGTCTGCTGCCCGCCTATTTCGCCATAACGGAGATCAGGAAGCTGTACCCGGAGGGGAAGCTGGCACACTGG cTGCTGGGCAGTCTGATATCGGATTTTGTGGACAGCTTCAGACCCACGGCGAGAATAAACTCGATTTGCG GAAGGTGCAGTCTGCTGCCAGTGGTCAACAACTCTGGAGCCATTTGTAACTCCTGGAAACTGGACCCCACCACCCTGCGGTTCCCCCTCCGAGGGCTGCTGCCCTACGACAAG GACCTGTTCGAACCGCAGACGGGGCTGCTGAGATACGTGCTGGAGCAGCCCTACTCGCGAGACATGGTCTGCAACATGCTAGGGCTCAACAAGCAG CACAAGCAGCGCTGCCCGGTTCTGGAGGACCAGCTGGTGGACCTGGTGGTGTACGCCATGGAGCGCTCGGAGACGGAGGAGCAGTTCGACGACGGCGGGACCAGCCAGCTGCTCTGGCAGCACCTCTCCAGCCAGCTCATCTTCTTCGTGCTCTTCCAATTCGCCAGCTTCCCGCACATGGTCCTGTCGCTCCACCAGAag CTGGCTGGCCGGGGCCTTATCAAGGGCAGGGATCATCTGATGTGGGTCCTGCTGCAGTTCATCTCCGGAAGCATCCAGAAGAACGCCCTGGCCGACTTCCTCCCCGTCATGAAGCTCTTCGACTTGCTTTACCCAGAAAAAGAG TGCATCCCCGTGCCGGACATCAACAAGCCCCAGTCCACCCACGCCTTCGCCATGACCTGCATCTGGATCCACCTCAACAGGAAGGCCCAGAACGACAACTCCAAGCTGCAGATCCCCATCCCCCACTCCCTGAAGCTGCACCACGA GTTCCTGCAGCAGAGCCTGCGGAACAAAAGCCTGCCCATGACGGACTACAAGATCGCCCTGCTGTGCAACGCCTACTCCACCAACTCGGAGTGCTTCACGCTGCCCATGGGCGTGCTGGTGGAGACCATCTACGGCAACGGCAGCATGCGCATCACCCTGCCCGGCACCAACTGCATGGCGTCGGGCTCCGTCACGCCGCTGCCCATGAACCTGCTGGACTCGCTCACCGTGCACGCCAAGATGAG TCTGATCCACAGCATAGCCACGCGGGTGATCAAGCTGGCCCACGCCAAGTCCAGCCTGGCCCTGGCCCCGGCCCTGGTGGAGACCTACAGCCGCCTGCTGGTCTACATGGAGATCGAGTCTCTGGGCATCAAGGGCTTCATCA GCCAGCTGCTGCCCAACGTGTTCAAGTCGCACGCCTGGGGCATCCTGCACACCCTGCTGGAGATGTTCAGCTACCGCATGCACCACATCCAGCCGCACTACCGCGTGCAGCTGCTCAGCCACCTGCACTCGCTGGCCGCCGTGCCCCAGACCAACCAGAACCAGCTGCACCTGTG CGTGGAGAGCACAGCCCTGAGGTTGATCACTGCCCTGGGGAGTTCAGAAGTTCAGCCCCAGTTCACGCGGTTCCTGAGCGACCCAAAGACGGTGCTGTCTGCCGAATCTGAGGAGCTGAACCGAGCCCTCATCCTCACGCTGGCCCGAGCCACGCACGTGACAG ATTTCTTCACGGGGTCGGATTCCATCCAGGGCACGTGGTGTAAGGACATCCTGCAGACCATCATGAGCTTCACCCCCCACAACTGGGCGTCCCACACCCTCTGCTGcttccccgcccccctgcaG GCCATGAGGAGCCACGAGGGGAACGAGGCGCAGGTGTGCTACTTCATcatccagctgctgctgctcaagCCCAACGACTTCCGCAACCGCGTCAGCGACTTCGTCAAGGAGAACGCCCCCGAGCACTGGCTGCAGAGCGACTGGCACACCAAGCACATGACCTACCACAag AAATACCCGGAGAAGCTGTACTTCGAGGGCCTGGCGGAGCAGGTGAACCCGCCCCTGCAGCTGCAGTCGCAGTACCTGCCCATCTACTTCGGCAACGTCTGCCTGCGCTTCCTGCCCGTCTTCGACATCGTCATCCACCGCTTCCTGGAGCTGCTGCCCGTCTCCAAGTCCCTGGAGACGCTGCTCGACCACCTGGGCGGCCTCTACAAATTCCATG ATCGGCCGGTGACCTACCTGTACAACACGCTGCACTACTACGAGATGCAGCTGCGCGAGCGCACCAACCTGAAGCGCAAGCTGGTGCACGCCATCATGAGCTCGCTGAAGGACAACCGCACGCCGGGCTGGTGCCTGAGCGAGACCTACCTCAAGTGCGGCATGAACCCGCGCGAGGACAACGCCTGGGTGCCCGACGACACGTACTACTGCAAGCTCATCGGCCGCCTCGTCGACA CAATGGCAGGCAAGTCCCCCGGCCCGTTCCCCAACTGCGACTGGAGGTTCAACGAGTTCCCCAACCCTGCGGCCCACGCCCTGCACGTCACCTGCGTGGAGCTGATGGCCCTGGCCGTCCCGGGCAAGGAGGTGGGGAACGCCCTCCTCAGCGTGGTGCTCAAaag CCAGCCCCTGGTGCCCAGGGAGAACATCACGGCCTGGATGAACGCCATCGGACTCGTGATCACCGCCCTGCCC GAGCCGTACTGGGTGGTCCTGCACGACCGCATCGTGAGCGTCATCAACAGCCCCGCCCTGACCACGGAGACGGAGTGGGTGGGGTACCTCTTCCAGCTCTTCGACTTCACCGCCTGCCACCAGTCGTACTCGGAGATGTACTGCAGCTACGTCCTGGCGCTCGCCCACGCCGTCTGGCACCACTCCAGCATCGGGCAGCTGTCCCTCATCCCCAA GTTCCTGTCGGAGGTGCTGAAGCCCATCGTTAAGACGGAGTTCCAGCTCCTGTACGTGTACCACCTGGTGGGGCCCTTCCTGCAGCGCTTCCAGCAGGAGCGGACCCGCTGCATGCTGGAG ATCGGAGTGGCTTTCTACGAGATGCTCCAGACCGTGGACCAGCACAGCCAGCACCTGGCCTACATGGACCCCATCTGCGACTTCCTGTACCACGTAAAGTACATGTTCACGGGCGACAGCGTCAAGGACCAG GTGGAGAAGATCATCTGCACCCTGCGGCCGGCCGTGAAGCTACGGCTGCGCTTCATCACGCACAGCAGCAAGATGGAGCCCgccgcagccgccgccgccgccgctgcggcCGCCACCGTGCCCCAGCCCCCCAACGtgtcctcccccgccccccagtccGGCGCGGGGCCCGTCAGCGTCCCCCTGTCCGCGGCTCAGTAG